From the Mesotoga sp. BH458_6_3_2_1 genome, one window contains:
- a CDS encoding response regulator, giving the protein MALVYVVDDELNVRRIVKKTMENEDNEVHTFVTAEEALEEIEKRKPDLLFTDLSLPSMNGIQFLKELKNRAYSIPVIVVSSDTSPESMRSAFKAGIVDFLTKPFTPQEIRDAFELALREEDSIYKRAREIRRLIEEGETGSAESLMSELFSDFPGSPFPHFLYALLVAKEKPKIAIKHLKASLSLDEDFKEASDELKKLEE; this is encoded by the coding sequence ATGGCACTCGTTTACGTGGTCGATGACGAGCTGAATGTCAGGCGAATTGTCAAAAAGACCATGGAGAACGAAGACAACGAAGTCCATACTTTCGTTACAGCTGAGGAAGCCCTGGAAGAAATAGAGAAGCGGAAGCCAGACCTCCTATTTACTGATTTGAGTTTGCCTTCAATGAATGGAATTCAATTTCTCAAAGAACTGAAGAATAGAGCTTACTCAATACCCGTAATAGTTGTCTCCTCGGATACATCTCCCGAATCGATGAGAAGTGCATTCAAAGCAGGTATAGTTGATTTCCTGACAAAGCCTTTTACGCCCCAGGAAATCAGAGATGCTTTCGAACTTGCCCTCAGAGAAGAAGACAGCATATACAAGCGCGCACGAGAAATAAGAAGGTTGATCGAAGAAGGCGAGACGGGTAGTGCGGAATCGCTAATGAGCGAACTGTTCTCAGATTTTCCCGGCTCTCCGTTTCCACACTTTCTTTACGCTCTGCTGGTGGCAAAGGAAAAACCCAAAATAGCTATTAAACACCTTAAAGCCTCGCTTTCGCTTGATGAAGATTTTAAGGAAGCTTCAGACGAACTGAAGAAACTGGAGGAGTAG
- the feoB gene encoding ferrous iron transport protein B yields the protein MENHRDGIESRKSTIALLGNPNVGKTSIFNALTGSRQIVANWPGVTVEKRAGVMKHHNHTVDVIDLPGTYTLGATSLDEKIARDFLVNEKPGVAMVIGDAVNLERSLYLLLQVLELRGDVVLAVNAVDEARKAGFEIDRNELSKQLGIPVVVTSAVTGEGIEELKNTLVKSTKSGSHVHYLFSDEVEAQLRDLSERIRGKPSLAGIDERWLSIKLLERDDEVQKITGITLDYDFSVEIAETRYKYIKRILSTSVKGKEKIGWNFSEAIDHVMTHRFLGILIFLAVMYIIFQLTFTISGPLSIMIEELLGGLGRALGGLIGIDWLRSLVVEGIIGGVGAVLVFVPNIFILFLALGILEETGYLPRAAFVIDRIMYAMKLSGRSFISMLLGFGCNVSSIMSTRSISEPKERIVTILVSPFISCSARLPVYVLIAGTFFGARAGVVIFFLYVLSIVITVLSALLINKLFFKGEPSTLIMELPRYRKPRLSSIILYTWNKGRHFLEKAGTIILGASVVIWVLSYFPSEGTGSFAAMIGKSLEPLFIPLGYTWEMITSLVFGIAAKEVIVSSLTTFFGNPSVTGTSLGVIRTLITPEVALSFLVFVLLYVPCMPTLAVIKNETGSYKYVFFSVFYSLAVAYIVALIVRLVGGLL from the coding sequence GTGGAAAATCATAGAGACGGAATCGAGTCAAGAAAATCTACAATAGCACTTCTAGGAAACCCAAATGTTGGGAAAACAAGTATATTTAACGCTCTTACAGGTTCAAGACAAATAGTTGCAAATTGGCCCGGCGTAACCGTTGAAAAGAGAGCCGGAGTAATGAAGCATCACAATCACACCGTAGATGTTATTGATCTGCCAGGCACTTACACTCTCGGTGCCACTAGTCTCGATGAAAAAATAGCTAGGGATTTCCTTGTGAATGAGAAGCCCGGTGTCGCAATGGTCATAGGTGACGCCGTCAATTTAGAAAGAAGTCTCTATCTTCTTCTTCAAGTGCTTGAGCTTCGCGGAGATGTTGTCCTTGCAGTAAACGCAGTCGACGAAGCGAGAAAAGCAGGCTTTGAGATCGACAGAAACGAGCTTTCGAAACAGCTTGGCATTCCGGTTGTCGTTACCTCGGCAGTCACAGGCGAGGGTATCGAAGAGTTGAAGAATACTCTTGTGAAGAGCACCAAGAGCGGTAGCCACGTCCACTATCTTTTCTCTGATGAAGTGGAAGCTCAGCTCAGGGATCTATCCGAGAGAATAAGGGGGAAACCTTCTCTGGCCGGGATTGACGAACGTTGGCTTTCGATAAAGCTCCTGGAAAGGGACGACGAAGTTCAAAAAATAACGGGAATAACTCTGGACTACGACTTCTCTGTGGAGATCGCTGAAACTCGTTACAAATATATAAAGAGAATCCTTTCCACATCAGTAAAAGGTAAAGAAAAGATAGGCTGGAATTTTTCCGAAGCAATAGATCACGTTATGACTCACAGATTTCTTGGGATTTTAATTTTCCTTGCGGTTATGTACATCATTTTCCAGCTGACCTTTACTATCTCAGGACCGTTATCGATTATGATTGAAGAACTGCTCGGAGGCCTCGGTCGCGCACTTGGTGGCTTAATCGGCATAGATTGGCTTCGTTCTCTCGTTGTTGAGGGAATAATTGGAGGCGTCGGAGCCGTCTTGGTTTTCGTGCCTAACATTTTCATTCTTTTCCTGGCGCTTGGAATTCTTGAAGAGACCGGCTATTTGCCTAGAGCAGCCTTTGTTATTGATAGAATAATGTACGCAATGAAACTCAGCGGGCGTTCCTTCATATCTATGCTCCTTGGATTTGGATGCAATGTCTCATCTATTATGTCGACAAGATCGATCTCCGAACCAAAAGAGCGAATAGTAACCATTCTTGTTTCACCTTTTATCTCTTGTAGCGCGAGGCTTCCCGTCTATGTTTTGATTGCAGGCACTTTCTTCGGCGCAAGAGCCGGTGTAGTGATTTTCTTCCTGTACGTTTTGAGCATTGTTATAACGGTCCTTTCCGCGCTGCTGATCAACAAGCTCTTCTTCAAGGGTGAGCCCTCCACATTGATAATGGAGCTTCCACGTTACAGAAAACCGAGGCTCAGTTCAATAATTCTCTATACCTGGAACAAGGGGCGTCACTTTCTCGAAAAGGCCGGTACGATAATACTTGGCGCCTCTGTTGTGATATGGGTTCTCAGTTACTTTCCCTCAGAAGGGACCGGGAGTTTCGCAGCTATGATCGGGAAATCACTTGAACCGCTATTCATACCCCTGGGTTACACGTGGGAAATGATAACCAGTTTGGTTTTCGGAATAGCAGCAAAGGAAGTCATCGTTTCATCGCTCACAACGTTCTTCGGAAATCCAAGCGTTACGGGAACCTCTCTTGGCGTTATAAGAACGTTGATTACACCCGAAGTAGCTTTGAGTTTTCTTGTTTTTGTACTTCTGTACGTTCCATGCATGCCAACACTTGCAGTGATAAAGAATGAAACCGGAAGCTACAAGTATGTATTCTTCTCCGTCTTCTACAGTCTTGCAGTTGCTTATATCGTTGCACTAATCGTAAGATTGGTTGGGGGACTACTATGA
- a CDS encoding TrkA family potassium uptake protein, whose amino-acid sequence MPFMKGAIKKDEYYVVIFGCGRLGSRMANWLSSMGCSVVVVDRNESSFDALSYEFTGFNILGDATELDVLKEAKLDKADVALVLTTDDNTNLMISMSAKEYFEVPRVVARAYDPNNIQMFSDFGIEVICPTLLAVENVKNALYFISGDEK is encoded by the coding sequence ATGCCTTTCATGAAGGGTGCGATCAAGAAAGACGAGTACTATGTTGTTATCTTCGGATGTGGAAGGCTGGGATCTAGAATGGCCAACTGGCTCTCATCAATGGGCTGCAGTGTGGTTGTCGTGGATAGGAACGAATCTTCTTTCGACGCACTATCTTATGAATTCACTGGGTTCAATATACTCGGGGACGCGACAGAACTTGATGTTCTGAAGGAAGCCAAGCTCGACAAGGCCGATGTAGCTTTGGTACTTACCACAGATGACAACACGAATTTGATGATCTCGATGTCAGCAAAGGAGTATTTCGAAGTTCCCCGGGTTGTTGCGAGAGCTTATGATCCAAATAACATCCAGATGTTCTCGGACTTTGGAATAGAAGTGATCTGCCCGACTCTGTTGGCCGTTGAAAACGTCAAGAATGCGCTCTACTTCATCAGCGGTGATGAAAAATGA